AGCGGAAGCGAACGCGCGTGAAGCGCGGGCGCGCAGCGCGGGGGGGTGTCCGTGCGGAGCAAAAGCCATCCCCCTCGATCCCCCTTCGTATCGAAGGGGGAAGAAAAGCGGCAGCCGTTCGGGCACCTCGCTCATTGCCGCTTGCCGTGTTTGTGGTCTGACTTGCGCCGACCTTCCTCCCGCCCCGACACCATCCTGAAGTCGATCTTTCGATCCTCCATGCTGGCGCGCAGCACCTGCACGCGCACCGCGTCCCCAAGACGGAACACCTGCCCGGTGCGTTCGCCGCGCAATTCATGGCGGCGCGCGTCGAAATGGTAGTAGTCGTTTCGTAACTGGGTGATGTGCACCAGCCCCGACACTTTCGATTCGGTCAGTTCGACGAACAGCCCGAACGAGGTGACGCCGGTGACGATGCCGTCGAACTCGGAACCGACGTGCTGCTCCATCCACGCACACTTGTAGCGCTCGTCCACGTCGCGTTCGGCTTCCTCGGCGCGGCGCTCGGTGCGCGAGCAGTGCGCGGCCATCGTCGCCATCTTGCTTTCGGTGTAGAGGTACGCGGCGGGCTTGCCGCCCAGCAGCGCGTAGCGGATCGCGCGGTGCACCAGCAGGTCGGGATAACGGCGAATCGGTGAGGTGAAGTGCGCGTAGGCGTCCAGCGCCAACCCGAAATGCCCGTGATTGGCGGACTGGTAGCTCGCGAGGCTCTGCGCGCGCAGCAACACGCTGCGGAACAGTTCGGCGTCGGCGCGGTCAGCCACGCGCTTCAGCAGCGCCGCGAAATCGCGCGGCTTCACTTCGGCCAGCGGCGGCATCTTCAATTTGTATTCGCGCAGGAACGCCAGCAGGTCTTCGTATTTGTCGGCCGGCGGCGGCGCGTGCACGCGGAACGGCGCCGGAATCTTCTTCTTCGCGAGGAACATCGCCGCCTGCACGTTGGCCGCGATCATGCATTCCTCGATTAGCTTGTGCGCGTCGTTGCGTTCGTGCGCGCCCAGCGAAACCACGTCGCCCTTGTCGTCCAACCGGTAATCGACCTCGCTGGTTTCGAACTCGATCGTGCCGCGCCGCTTGCGCGCGGAATCGAATGCCTTGTACAGCGCGTGCAGGTGGTCGATGTGCGGCAGCAGCTTGCCCAGGCCGCGCCGCGCTTCCGCATCGCGCACGCCGATGGCCTGCCACACCGCGTCGTAGGTCAGCCGCGCGTGCGAGCGCATCACCGCCGGGTAGAACTTCGCGCGCGTCACTTCGCCGTCGCTATCCACGCGCATGTCGCAGACCATGCACAGGCGGTCGACTTCGGGATTCAGCGAACAAATGCCGTTCGACAAGGTTTCCGGAAGCATCGGCACCACGAAGCCCGGGAAATACACCGACGTGCCGCGCTTGTAAGCCTCGTCGTCCAGCGCGGCTTCCGGTTGCACGTAGTGCGACACGTCGGCGATCGCGACAATCAGCCGGAAGCCGCCGCCGCGCACGGGTTCCGCGTACACCGCATCGTCGAAGTCGCGCGAATCGGCACCGTCGATCGTGACCAGCGGCAGCTTGCGCAGGTCCACGCGGCCTTCGGTTTCAGCATGCGTCACGCGCGGTTCGACCTTTTCCGCTTCACGCGTCACGTCGATCGGCCATTCGTGCGGCAGGCCGTGGCTTTCGATCGCCATCTCGACGATCAGCGACGGCTGCAGGCGTTCGCCGAGCACGCTGACGATGCGGCCGATCGGTCCGCGTTGCGGCGTCGGTGGATCGGTGATTTCCGCCACCACGATCTGGCCCGTGCGCGCGCCGTTGCGCGCGTCGGGCGGGATCAATACGTCCTGGTGCAGGCGCCGATCATCGGGGTCGACCACCACCACGCCGTGTTCCTCGACCACGCGCCCGACCAGCCGCGGCGCGCGCCGTTCCAGCACCTCGCGGATCGCGCCCTGCTGGCGTCCGCGACGATCGACACCGACCACGGAAGCGAGCACGCGATCGCCGTGCAGCACCTGCCGCATCTGCGCGGGCGACAGATACAAATCGTCGCCGCCCTCGTCGGGGCGCAGGAATCCGTAACCTTCCGCATTGGCCAGCACCGTGCCCGCGATCAGGCCGATGCGTTCCGCGGGCGCCAATCCGCCGCGGCGGCTTTCCAGCAACTGGCCGTCGCGCAGCATCGCGCGCAGGCGTTTGTCCAAGGCTTCGCGGCGCACATCGTCGCGGATGCCCAGCGCTTCGGCAATCGCATCGGCGCGCAACAGGCTGCCGCGCTCGGCCAGTACGCTGAGGATCGCTTCGCGGCTGGGAATCGGATGCTCGTAGCGCTGCGCTTCGCGCTCGGCATGCGGATCGGCGAAGTGTCGCGTGTCCGGCTTGCGGGCGGTCTGCTTCTTCTTCGCCTCGTTGCGTGGCGAAGCTTCGTGCTTGCGCTTCGCGGGCTTCTTTTCCGCGCGGGATTTGCGCACGGTGCGGGACGACGGGCGGTTGCGTCTTGGCATTGCGCCAGCGTCGCGGAGCGGCGCCGCGAAAGCAAGTCCGCGGCGGCGCCCGCTACGCCCAACCCGAACGGGTTTCGAAGCGGTTACAGCGCCGACAGGAACGCCACCAAGTCGCTCTTCTGCTGCTCGGTCATGCCGATGTGGAAGCGCGTGTCGTAGAAATCGACCACGTCGTGCAGGGTCGCGGCCGAGCCGTTGTGGAAGTACGGCGCGCGCGCCGCGAGGCCGCGCAGGTTCGGGCCCTTGAACTTGCCGATGTCGGCCCACTTGCCGGTCAGCATCGCGCGGCCCGGATCGGTGGTCTGCACGACCTGTCCGGTCTTGATGTTGGTGAGCGTGTACAGCGGCATGTCGGGCGTGCGCCGGCTGGCATCTGCGATGCCGATGTTGAGCGGCGCGCCCACCGAGTGATTGCCGATGTTCGGCGAGTCATGGCAAGTGCCGCAGGTGCCGTGGATCACGGGTTGTCCGGTCGCATCGTTCAAGCCGGCCACGCCGGTGATCTGGATCGGCAGCGAATCGAACAGCTCCTGGCCGCGTGCGATGGCGGTGCGCGCCATCGTTTGCGGATCGAAGCGGCGCAATGGATCGGGGCTGCGCCAACTGTCGAACAGCCGCATCACTCTCGGGTCGAACGGATCGAGCGTGGGATCGTTGCCCAGCGAATCGTTGATGCCGACCCAGAATTTCTGCAGCGCAAGGATCGCGGGGCCGCCCATGCCGCCGGCGTCGTTGAGCTGTCCGGCCAGTGCGTCCTGGATTTGCGCGGTGACCAGTGGCAACTCGAACGCGACGATCTGGTCGAGGACCGCCTGGCTCGGCGCCGTCGCCGCCTGCTCGTGCCCGAGCACCGCGTGCATCGCCTGCGACGCAAGGCTGAGGCGAAGATCCTCGACGTCGATGCCGGCATCCATCGGCGGCTTGAACGGAAGATTCGTTTCGCGCCCGTCCCACATCACCGCGGTGTCCCAGATCAGGTTGCTCGCGGGCAGCGGACGCCGGAACAACGAAAGCGCCTGCGCGCTCGCGTAGCCGTACGGATCGTCGACCGCCGTCAGCGTGAACTCCGCGTTCGCCGGCATCGGCAGGCTCACCCGGATCACGCCGTGGTTCAGCAGCATCGAATACGCGGCTTCGCGCGCGGCCAGCGTCGACACGTCGGCCAGCGGCGAATTGGCGCCATCGACCGGACGGAAGATCGGATCGGTGCCGCGCGTCGCCACGAAACGGCGTTGCACGTCGGCGGCGGAAATCGACCAGCCATCCTGCTGCTGGTGGCAGGAACTGCACGAGCGCCCGTTGCTGCCGAGGCTCTGGAAGAACGGGTTGCCCTGGTCGATGCGGCCGCTGGGCGTACTGGTCTGCAGCATGCCGGAAGGATCGCGCGTGGTCAGCGCGCCCGCGCGGGAAGGCGACGCGACCTGCTGCGCGGCTCCGCCGCCGGCGATGGCCAGCAGCGCGACCGCGGCAACCAGACGGCCCCCCGGCCGCGGCAAGTATCGATGGGACATGGCGTTGCCTCCTGTGCGGATGCGCACAAGGGAGAACACCGTCATGCGGGAAATTGCGACACCGTTTCGATCAATGCGTTTGCGCACGCATCCGCGCCAGCCGCACCCCGACCGGCCACTGGCCGATCTTCGCCAGCGCCGCTTCGATGGCGGCCTGGTTCGGCGGGGCCGCGCCGGGCGCCGAGGCCAGCAGCAGTTGCGCCTCCAGCCGCCACGGATGCGCGGGCAAGGCAGCGGCGCGATCGAGCGCCACGATCAACGCACGCGCGTCGCGCACGGCATCGGCGTGGTGCCCAAGCGTTTCCGCCAGCCGCATCGAATCGAGCAGGAACAACGGCCACGACACCGGATCGATCGCATGCACGCGCGCGTCCAGCGCCGCCGCCCGCGCGTAGTCCGCCTGCGCGGCGGATACGTCACCGGCCGCAGCCAAGGCGCGGCCGCGTTCCAGCAAAGCCAGCGCCACGGCCAGATCGTGCAGGATGCCTTCGTGGCAATCGTCCGCTTTCGAAACCGCGATCTGCGCGGCGGCGACGGCATCCGGCGCGCGCTGCAGCAACAGCAAGGCGCGCGCCTGCTGGGCCGCGTTCTCGGCCACGTCGCAGGCCGAAGCGCCGCGCGCGCGCTGTTCTTCGAGCAACGCCGTCGTCAGTGCCAGCGCGGGCGCCGCCTGCTCCTTCGCCAGCAACACATAGGCAAGCTGGGTGCGCGGCGCGAGCGGCTTGCGGCGCAGGCCATTGCCGAGCGAGTCGAGCAGCGCCTCGGCGTTGCGCGCATCCGCATCGGCGGCATCCAGGTCACCGCGATACAACGCGATCTTCGACTGCAGGTTCCAGGTGTCGGCCAGGTTCATCGGCGTCGCATTGCCGTGCAACTTGCGCGCGAGCGCTTCGTCCGCCAGCGGCCGCGCCTCGGCGATGCGGTCGGCGTCCAGCAGGACGCTGGCCAGATCGTGGGTGGCCGAGCCGAGTTCGTCGCAACGAACGCCTGCGGCGCACGCGGCGCGATACGCCACGATCATCTCGCGGCCCCGCGACACGGCCAGCGGCATGTTGCCCTGTCCATCCGCAACCGCCATCCCGATCTTCAGCAGCATCGCGCGCGGCACGTCGCCGGGCAGCCGTCCCGCGGGCACCTCAAGCAGCGGACCGATCCGCGCCGCGGCGCCGTCGTAATCGCCCTTGCGGATCAGCGTGCGGGTCAATCCGATTTCGACGCCGATCCGGATCGGCGAGTCGGCAGGCAAGTTCGCCGCGCTGGCTTCGGCTTCGCGCAACAACGCTTCGGAACGCGGGATGTCGCGCATGTCGCGCAACACGTTGCCCAGCGTGTAGAGCAATTCCGCGTGCAAGGCGGGCTGCTCGCGCAATTCCAGCGGCAAGGCCTTCGCCGTGGTATAGACCAGCGTGGGCACGTCCGGGCGGCGCGCGGCGGCCACGTCGGGCGCGGTCTTGCGCAACAAACCCACCACGAAATCGCGGATCGCGTTGGCGCGCTGCGCCTGCTGGCGCGCAACGTGCGTCTGCCACAGCGCGATCGACAGCGACACGAGTATCGCCAGCCCCAATACCGCGGTGACCGCGACGCCGCCGCGATGGCGCGCGACGAAGCGGCCGGTGCGATACCAGCGCGAAGGCGGATGCGCGCGCACCGGCAAGCAATCCAGGTAGCGCTCGATGTCTTCCGCCAGCGCGCCGCCCGAACCGTAGCGGTGCTCGGGCTCCGGCGCGGTGGCCTTGGCGACGATGTTGGCGAGATCGCCGCGCAATTTGCGTGCGTGCTTCGATCGGCCTTGTGCGGCATCCGTCGCGTTCGTGGTCGTGCGCGTCTGCGTCGTCGCGCTTCGCTCGCCGGTCAGCAGCTCGCGCAGCAGCACGCCCAGCGCGTACACGTCGGTGGCAGTGGTGATCGCGCCCGGCGTGAACTGTTCCGGCGCCGCGTAGGCCGGCGTCAGCGCGTGGTGGCGGGTGCGCGTGGCGTCGTCGGTTTCGTCCAGCAACTTGGCGATGCCGAAATCCAGCAGCTTCATTTCGCCTTCGGCGGTGACCAGCACGTTGGAAGGTTTCAGGTCGCGGTGCACGATCAGCGCGCGATGCGCGGATTCGACCGCGCGGCATACGCGCAAAAACAGCGTCAGCCGCTGGCGTTCGGACAACGCGTGTTGCTGCGCATGGCGCGTGATCGGCACGCCGTCGATCAATTCCAGTGCGATGTAGGCGAGCCCGTTGTCGGCGATGCCGCCTTCGATCAGCCGCGCGATGCCGGGATGGCGCAGGCGCGCCAGCGCTTCGCGTTCGTGATGGAACCGGCGCCGTGCCTCGGCGGTGTACAAGCCGCGCGCCAGCAGCTTGACTGCGACGAACTGGCGCACGCCCTCCACTTCGCGGCAGCCGCGGAACACGGTAGACGAGCCGCCTTCGCCCAGCACTTCCAGCAATTTGAACGGACCGATGCGGCTGCCGGGCGGCAACGGTTCGACGGCTTCGGCTTCGCCGATCCTTTGCGCGGCATTGGCGGCGTCGCCCGCCGTCAGCCACTCGCCTTCTTCCGCATCGGCCGCCAGCATGCGCTCCAGTTCGGCGCGCATCGACCGGTCCGCGCAACCTGCGAGCAGGCGCGCACGCGCATCCGGCGGCAGCTTCAGCGCCTCCTCGAACAAGTCGCGCAGTGTCGGCGTGGATTCCACCGTCGCAACTCCCCGGCCATGTCCTGCGATAAACCCCGTCCGCGCCCCGTTTGCGACGCGCGGCGTCAATCCATGTGCGATTTGATGAAAGCGCGCGCGAAGCGCCAGTCGCGATCGATGGTGCGGCGCGCCAGCCCCAGCGTTTCCGCCACCTGTTCAAGGCTCAGGCCCGCGAAATAACGCAACTCGACGACCTTGGCCGCGCGCGCATCGGTCTGTTCCAGGGCATCCAGCGCCGCATCCAGCGCCAGCGCCTGTTCGGCCGTATCGATGGCCAATTGCGCATTGCGGTCGTCCAGCGTGACGCGGTTCCACTGGCCGCCGGCGCGCAACCGCAAACGGTCGCGCGCACGATTGATCAGCAGGTGGCGCATCGCGCGGGCGGCGTAGGCGAAGAATTGCGCCGGTTCCTGGAACTGCAACGCCGGGCGGTCGCCCATGCGCAGGTACAATTCGTGGACCAGCTCGGTGGTGTCGAGCGTGCCGTTGCGGCGCTGGCCCGCCAGCCGCCACGAGGCCATTGCCTTCAGGCGCTCATAGACCTCGACGAACAATGCGTCGGACGAAGTCCCGGCCGGCATCTCGCTGCAGTCGACCATGGCGCCTCCACACCCATGCGACTTCCGCGATCGCCAGCGTCACGCAGAACGGCGGGAAACGCAAGCCAGGCGAGCGGCGCGCCGGACGTAAGGTGCCGCGGCGTTGCGGGCGGCGTTATTGCGCCTTGCCGGCCTGCAGGTTCTGCACGATCTCCAGCGAACGCTTGACGTGCTGGTCGGGCGTCAGGTGGTCGGCTTCCGACGACAAGGTGGTGACGACCTTGCCGGTGCGGTCGAGCACGAAGGTCGTGCGCGGGAAAAAGCCATGGGTCACCGGCTTGTGCTGGACATCGGTCACGCCCTTCTGCGGCGGCATCATCTTCAGGTCGTATTGCGCGGCGATCTTGCCGTCCGGATCGGACGCGACCGGAAACTTGCCGGCGCAGTAATTCGGATCGGACGAAAACTGGTTGAGCCGCGCGATCGAATCCGCCGACACGCCGATGATCGTGGCACCGGCCTTGCTGAACTGGTCGGCGTCGGTCGCGAAAGTGTGCGCCTCGAGGTCGCAGCCGCCGGTGTAGGCCGCCGGGTAGAAATAGACCACCACCGGGCCTTTCGCCAGCGCCCGCTTCAGCGAGAAGGTGAAATCCTTGCCCGCGAGGCTCGCGGTGGCGGTGAAATCCGGCGCCGCAGCGCCCGTTTTCAGCGCAGCCGCTGCCGGGATCGCCAGCATCGACGTCAATGCGCCCGCGGTGAGCAGACCTGCCAATCGCTTGTTCATCTCGAAACCCTCCGGTGATCGCCGCCACGGTAGCACGGCCGGCTGATCCGGGTTAGTGCACTCCAGGCGCAGCGAGGTTGCATTGACAGTCCGGCCGTCGCGCGGCTATCGTACGCGGCTCGCTGGCGCCTGGCGCCGCGGCCGGACACCTGCCCAGGTGGCGGAATTGGTAGACGCACTAGTTTCAGGTACTAGCGGGTAAAACCGTGGAGGTTCGAGTCCTCTCCTGGGCACCAGTTGATTGCATGATGAAAACCCGCGCATGTCGCGGGTTTTTTTGTGCCTCAGCTTTCAGATCGCCGCATCACCGGCTCACCGACGCAACAACCGACGGAGCAAACCCAGAGTCGCAGCATAGGCCTCCTCTGCATCCAACGCGCCCTTCGACATCAGAGAAGGTTGGCCGGACTTCCTTTGACGATGCCATAACACCACAACGACGAGACTTGCGCGGCATGGATTGAAGCGTCTTCCTGACGCAGCAGGTGCAACATGCGTTCGCATCGTTACGTGTGTGTATTCGCGGGGGCGTTGCTCGCAGCCTCCGCCGCATTCGCCGGTGAACCGGTCAACGGGCCTTTCGACATCAGCACGCCGCAGACCTTCGAACAGCAAGCCGCGCAGGTGAGCGCCGGCATGCAGGCCGGCGGCGCCTACGGTTTCCTTTCCGCGCAGGAGCGCGCGCGCGTCGAGCAGGAAATCATGGCCATGCGCACCCTGTTCCAGCGTTACGGCAACATCGAGACGATGGATGGCGCACGGCGCGTCGAGTTGTACAACGCGCAGGAATCGGTCAACCAGATATTGACCCGCGGCCAGGCCGGCAGCACGCGTTGTGCGTGGGCGCAGCCGACCGGCTCGCACATTCCGCGCACGTCGTGCTGGTCCATCGGGACCTGACCACGACACAGGACGAGCGGGATGGGAGCACGGACCTGATCGCGTCTGCACCGCTGCAGACGGAAACGCACCAGTCACCACATGCGGCAAACGCTTGATAGACTAGCCTCACAGACCAGTCGAGGCTTGCCATGTCCAAACTCGGAGCGTATGAAGCGAAAACCCATCTGCCCCGGTTGTTGCGACAAGTCGAATCGGGCGAGGTGGTGACCATCACGCGCAATGGCCGCGCCGTCGCGCGCCTCACGCGCGTGTCCGACGCAAGCAGCGCGGCGGCCCGGATACTGGAGCTTCGCAAGACGGTGAGCCGAACCGCACGCGGCAAGAGACTCTCCATGCGCGAGCTGATCGCGGAAGGGCGCAGGTGAGCACGCCTGTCCTCGTGCTCGACGCTTCCCTGGCGCTTTCTTGGGCTCTCCCGGATGAGGCGTCCGCCCACGGCGATGCCGTTCTGGCGACCGTGGCGAAGTCCGGCGCCGTTGTTCCAAATTTGTGGCCGCATGAAGTCGGCAACGGATTGCTCATGGCGCAAAAGAGAGGCCGGCTCACGACCGCGCAGCGCATGGCATTCATCGAAGCGCTGCTGCAGTTGCCCATCGAGCTGGCGGCACCGGGAAGGCGTGCGGTACTCGATACGCAAACGTCACTCGCGGAGCGCTATGCCCTGACCGCATACGATGCGGCTTACCTGGATCTCGCCCTGCGCCACGGTTTGCCGCTGGCCACGCAGGACAAGGCGATGAAGTCCGCGGCGACGAAAGCGGGCGTGGCGATCGCATAGCCTGTGGCCGCAGGTCTGGGCGGCGCCGATGCACCGGCCTCACACCTGCAAACGGTCTCCGTCGCGCGCGACCAGCTTGTACAGCGCGGGCATCAGGAAAATGCCGATCGCAAGGCGCGAGATCATGCCGGCCACGATCACCAGCGCGAACGGGCGCTGCGAGTCAGTGCCGACGCCGCTGGATTATCGGAAATGTCGCGGTCGATCTCAGCATCAGACTGAAGCGTCGTGGACATTCAGAGATGCCGAAGCTCCGTGGGTTGCTCGGTCCAATTGTCGTGCAGCCCATCCGAATAGCGGATGGCGCCGCTCAAAAGTTCCTCTGGCAAGGCATCGTCGAGCGTCGCGACGAAAATAGTTACGAAAGGGCCGCCCATGTAGGGCGCGTCGCCGCGTGCGTGAGTGTGAATGCCGCACTTCGCGCAGTGATATTTCACCGGCGCTTGCGGATGCCTGTGGTAGGCGACGCCTTCTTCCGATCCCGTGGCGAGACGGAACGCGTGCGGTTTCACGTGGATGCCCCAGGCGCGCGCCTTGAGGCAATACGTGCAATTGCAGCGGCTGGTTCCCTCGGACAGATCCAGATCCGCCTCGTAACGAATCCCGCCACAGTGGCAACTGCCGTGATAAGTCTTCAACATTGTGCTTCTCCTTCAAGGGTCCACGTTGTTGCTCATTTCGCAAGAAATCCCACTGCATCCACGATGAAGTGGGCCAGCATGCTCGCCCAGAGGTTGCGCCGCCACAAATAGAACAGGGTCAATACCGCACCGGCACTGCCGGCTACAAGCAAATGATGCCATCCCCAGAAACTGAGGTGATCGAGCGTGAACACCGACCATGTCAACAAACCAGCGATCGAGCGGCTGCCGGTCAGTTCCTGCACACGCTCGATGCCGTAACCGCGGAAAGTGATCTCTTCCGAGACTGCTGCGCGAACGACGACCATGCACTGCAGCCAGTATGGAATTGTCGAAACATTCTTGAACTGTCCGTTTTCGCTCCAGTGCAGAGCCGGGAAAATCATCAGGTAAATCGCAGCGAGCAACGCGACGATAAACGCGCCAGCGGCCACGGCAAGCGCGAGGTCGGCCGCACTGGGTTTGCGCAATCCCACCGATGAAAGCGGGCGTCGCTCCACGAAGAAGACGTACAGCAACGCGATGGCAACGATGCTCCAGAATGCCATCTCGGTGAGAATCATGTGGCCGAGGTTCTGGAATTGTCCGAGCCAGTGTCCGAGCGGCATGCTCATCAAACCGATCGTGACCAGCAACCCGATCGTGGAAGAAACCCACGGCTTGCTTTGCTGCATCGTATCGTGCGCAAGCACCTCGGTGGTCATGCTCGGCTCCTTTTTGCGCGTTGCTTGTTCAAGGCGCGGCGGCCGTTCTCCACAATCGCGATGAAGCGCTTCAGCGCTGCGGTCGTGCGCGCGCGGTCTCCCGTGCTCATCAATTCCAGGAACAGGCCGTCGAATATCGCGATCAGCACGCTTGCCATCGCATCGTCCTGTTCGTTCGCCGGCAGCATGGGTTTAACCAAATCCAGCCAGTTCGCGGAGCTGCGTTGGGGATAAGCACCATAGGCTGCCGGATTCTGCACCGCCAGAATCTGCAACTCGTAAAGCAATTTCAGATACGGATAATTTTCCGGCGCAATGGCCCAGCGCCAGAAAACCATCAGCGGCCTTTCCTTGCCGGTCCCGCGCGAACCTTCGAACATCGCGGCGAACGATTGCCGCAAGCGCGACTGCATCCGCTCCAGTACCTGCGCCAGCAGACTTTCCTTGGACCCGAAGTGGTAAACAAGCAGGCGCGCACTGGTACCCGTCGCCGCCGCCATTGGGCGCAACGAAAGATCGCTGAGCCCATGCTCGAGCAGGTAATCCACCAAAGAGTCCAGGAGCTGATCTCTGCGCCCTTGCATGTAACGAACGTTACACGAAACAATCGTTACACGTCAAGTGTGCAATTCCCCGATAGCGCGAGATGATGAGCGGGTAAGCCGGGTGGTTAAATCACACCTGCAACCGATCCCCGTCGCGCGCGACCAGCTTGTACAGCGCGGGCATCAGGAAGATGCCGATCGCGAGGCGCGAGATCATGCCGGCCACGATCACCAGCGCGAACGGGCGCTGCGAGTCGGTACCGACGCCGTGCGCGACCGCGGCGGGCAAGAGGCCCAGCGCCGCGACCAGCGCGGTCATCAGGATGGGCCTGAGGCGCAACACCGCGGCTTCGTGCGCGGCACGCAGCTTGTCCATGCCGGCCAGCCGCAGTTCGTTCGCGCAACTGATGTACACCACGCCGGTCAGCACCGACACGCCGAACAGCACGATGAAGCCGATGCCGGACGACACCGAGAACGGCGTGCCGGTCACCCACATCGCGAACACAGCGCCGACCGGCGCCGACAGCAGCACGCCGACCACCGTGATCAGCGGGAACTTGAAGTTGCCGTACAGCACGAACAGCAGACCGAAGATCACCAGCACCGTCAGCGGCAGGATCACGCGCATCTGCGCGCGCGAGGCCGTGTATTCCTTGTATTCGCCACCCCAATCCAGCCGATAGCCTTGCGGCAGCTTCACGTTCCTGGCGACCTGCGCGATCGCGTCGTCCACCGCGCCGGCGAGATCGCGCCCCGTCACCGAGAACTGCACGCCGATGTAGCGCGAATTGTTTTCGCGGTAGATGAAGGACGCGCCGTTCTCGACCTTGATGCTGGCCAGTTCCTTCAACGGAATCTGCTGGCCGCCGGGTGTCGCGACCGGGATGCCGCCGATCTCCTCGGGGTTGTCGCGGAAGCGCTGCTGCAGCCGCACCACGAGGTCGAACTGCTTGTCGCCCTGCACCACCTGCGTCGCCACGTCGCCGCCGATCGCGGCGTTGATGAGGTTGTTGATGTCGTCGACGTTCAGGCCGTAGCGCGCGATCTTGGCGCGGTCGATGTCGATCGCGAGGTTGGGCTGGCCGAGTTCGTGCACCAGCGTGATGTCTGTGATGCCGCGCACCTTCTCCATCACCGCCTTGATCGCCTTGCCTTCCTGCTGCAGCGTCTGCAGGCTCGGCCCGTACAGCTTCACCGCCAGCGCGCTCTTCAGCCCCGTCTCGGCTTCGTCCACCGCGTCTTCCGCCGGTTGGGTGAAATTGAACTGGATGCCGGGGAATTTCTGCAGCTTGTCGTTGATCGCATCGATCAGCGCCTGCTTGTCGCGGTACGCGCCGTGCCACTGCGAATACGGCTTCAGTCCCACGAAGAACTCGTCGTTGAAGAAGCCCGTCGAATCGGTGCCGTCGTCGGGACGCCCGAGTTCGCTCGTCACCGTGGTCACGACGGGGAATGACATCAGCACCTTGCGGATCTCGGGCGAGATTTCCGACGCCTTGTCGAACGAGATCGTGTACGGCATCGTCGCGCGCACCCACAGCGCGCCTTCGTCGAGGTTCGGCATGAACTCGGCGCCGATGCCCTGCATCATCAGGAAAGTCAGCGCCAGCAGCACGCCGGCCGCGGCGGTGACCGGCCATGCGGAACGCTGCGTGCGTTCCAGCACGCGCACGTACCAGGCCTTGAACTTTTCGTAGATCGCGTTGCGGCGCTCGCGCACGCCCTTGCGCATGAAGAAACCGCACAGCACCGGCAGCAGCGTCAGCGTGACGACGAGCGAACCAATCAGCGCGAAGATCATGGTGTCGGCCATTGGCTTGAACAGCGTGCCCGACGGACCGGAGAGGAAGTAGATCGGCAGGAAGCTCGCGACGATCACCGCGACCGCGTACACCAGCGGGCGGTCGATTTCGCCGGCGGCGGCGAGGATCACCTGCTTGATGTCGTACTCGGTGCCGCGCCTCGACGCGAGTTCGCGGAAGATGTTCTCGACCATGAAGATCGCGCCATCCACGAGGATGCCGAAATCCACCGCGCCGATCGACAACAGGTTGGCCGATGCATTCTTCACGTCGAGGCACAGGAACGCGAACAGCAGCGCCAGCGGCACCGTCACCGCCACGATCAGGCCCGCGCGCAGGTCGTAGAGGAAAAACACCAGCACCACGATCACCAGCACCAGGCCGATGGTGAGGTTGTGCATCACCACGCCCTTGGTCTGGTTGATCAGATCGGT
The genomic region above belongs to Rhodanobacteraceae bacterium and contains:
- a CDS encoding Alkyl hydroperoxide reductase subunit C-like protein; translation: MNKRLAGLLTAGALTSMLAIPAAAALKTGAAAPDFTATASLAGKDFTFSLKRALAKGPVVVYFYPAAYTGGCDLEAHTFATDADQFSKAGATIIGVSADSIARLNQFSSDPNYCAGKFPVASDPDGKIAAQYDLKMMPPQKGVTDVQHKPVTHGFFPRTTFVLDRTGKVVTTLSSEADHLTPDQHVKRSLEIVQNLQAGKAQ
- a CDS encoding CzcABC family efflux RND transporter, transmembrane protein, whose translation is MSAQLPPDEAARKASLINRIVAFALEQRMLVVLLSLGMAAAGVWAYKVLPMDAYPNLSPPMVEIIAQWPGHSAEEVEQQITVPMELGMNAIPGLVTKRSISLYGLSDVTLTFSDDTDHYFARQRVYNRLPGITLPNGVSPSISPMSPPSGLVYRYVLQSSDRSPMELKTLDDWVVAPQYRSVPGVADDSGFGGGTMQYQVLLDPVKIAGLGLSVSQVEASLAANNSNAGGGFYQQGGQFFYVRGLGRIKTPEDIGNIVLAVHDGTPVLVKDVAKVKIGIAPRLGEFGYMNQDDAVEGVILALTGSKTEDVLKLVEAKTKELNETILPKDVKVHPFYDLTDLINQTKGVVMHNLTIGLVLVIVVLVFFLYDLRAGLIVAVTVPLALLFAFLCLDVKNASANLLSIGAVDFGILVDGAIFMVENIFRELASRRGTEYDIKQVILAAAGEIDRPLVYAVAVIVASFLPIYFLSGPSGTLFKPMADTMIFALIGSLVVTLTLLPVLCGFFMRKGVRERRNAIYEKFKAWYVRVLERTQRSAWPVTAAAGVLLALTFLMMQGIGAEFMPNLDEGALWVRATMPYTISFDKASEISPEIRKVLMSFPVVTTVTSELGRPDDGTDSTGFFNDEFFVGLKPYSQWHGAYRDKQALIDAINDKLQKFPGIQFNFTQPAEDAVDEAETGLKSALAVKLYGPSLQTLQQEGKAIKAVMEKVRGITDITLVHELGQPNLAIDIDRAKIARYGLNVDDINNLINAAIGGDVATQVVQGDKQFDLVVRLQQRFRDNPEEIGGIPVATPGGQQIPLKELASIKVENGASFIYRENNSRYIGVQFSVTGRDLAGAVDDAIAQVARNVKLPQGYRLDWGGEYKEYTASRAQMRVILPLTVLVIFGLLFVLYGNFKFPLITVVGVLLSAPVGAVFAMWVTGTPFSVSSGIGFIVLFGVSVLTGVVYISCANELRLAGMDKLRAAHEAAVLRLRPILMTALVAALGLLPAAVAHGVGTDSQRPFALVIVAGMISRLAIGIFLMPALYKLVARDGDRLQV
- a CDS encoding Prevent host death protein, Phd antitoxin codes for the protein MSKLGAYEAKTHLPRLLRQVESGEVVTITRNGRAVARLTRVSDASSAAARILELRKTVSRTARGKRLSMRELIAEGRR